From Triticum aestivum cultivar Chinese Spring chromosome 4A, IWGSC CS RefSeq v2.1, whole genome shotgun sequence, a single genomic window includes:
- the LOC123086231 gene encoding pentatricopeptide repeat-containing protein At3g24000, mitochondrial: MPDRTPSSWYTAISGCVRCGHESTAFDLLRRMRERAVPLSGFALASLVTACERRDKEEGRTCGAAIHALTHKAGLMVNVYIGTALLHLYGSRKHVLDAQKLFQEMPERNVVSWTALMVALSSNGYLEEALRAYCRMRMEGVACNANAFATVVSLCGSLESEMAGLQVFSQVLVSGLQRQVSVVNSLITMLGNIGRVQDAEKLFYRMEERDTISWNAMVSMYSHEGHCSKCFMVFSDMRRGGLLRHDATTMCSLICACASPAYVNIGSGIHSLCLRGGLHSYIPVINALVNMYSAAGKLVDAEFLFWSMGRRDLISWNTMISSYVQSGNNMDALKTLGQLLQTNEAPDRMTFSSALGACSSPGALMDGRMVHAMILQLSLDRNLLVGNSLLTMYGKCSSIQDVERVFQLMSTHDVVSCNVLIGSYAPLEDCTKVMQVFTWMRSAGLKPNYITIVNIQGSFKSSNDLHNYGLPLHAYTIRTGFVADDYVSNSLITMYANCGDLDSSTKVFRTIIKKSVVSWNAMIAANVQHGHGEEGLKLFMDMRHAGNTLDHVCLAECLSSSASLASLEEGMQLHGLGVKCGLDNDSHVVNAAMDMYGKCGKMDEMLKMLPDPAVRPQQCWNTLISGYARYGYFKEAEDTFKHMVSMGRKPDHVTFVTLLSACSHAGLVGKGIDYYNSMSSVFGVSPGIKHCVCIVDVLGRLGRFTEAEKFIEDMPVLPNDLIWRSLLSSSRTHKNLDIGRKAAKKLLELDPFDDSAYVLLSNLYATSARWSDVDRLRSHMKSINLNKRPACSWLKRKKEVSTFGIGDRSHNDTEKIYAKLDEIFLKLREVGYVADTSLALHDTDEEQKEQNLWNHSEKLALAYGLITVPEGCTVRIFKNLRVCADCHLVFKLVSMVFDREIVLRDPYRFHHFKGGSCSCSDFW, encoded by the coding sequence ATGCCGGACCGCACTCCGTCCTCCTGGTACACCGCCATCTCCGGCTGCGTCCGCTGTGGCCACGAATCCACTGCGTTCGACCTGTTGCGTCGCATGCGTGAACGTGCAGTTCCGCTCAGTGGCTTCGCTCTCGCCAGTCTCGTCACCGCGTGCGAGCGCCGGGACAAGGAGGAGGGCCGCACGTGTGGAGCCGCCATACACGCGCTGACCCACAAAGCCGGACTCATGGTGAACGTGTACATCGGGACAGCGCTCCTTCACCTGTACGGCTCCCGGAAGCATGTGTTGGACGCACAGAAGTTGTTCCAGGAGATGCCTGAGCGGAATGTCGTGTCGTGGACGGCACTGATGGTGGCATTGTCATCAAATGGGTACTTGGAAGAGGCATTGAGAGCTTATTGCCGGATGAGAATGGAAGGTGTTGCGTGCAATGCAAATGCGTTTGCGACGGTGGTCAGCTTGTGTGGGTCACTCGAGAGTGAGATGGCTGGGCTTCAGGTATTTTCCCAGGTCTTAGTTTCTGGCCTACAAAGGCAGGTCTCCGTTGTAAATTCACTGATTACAATGCTTGGTAACATTGGGAGGGTGCAAGATGCCGAGAAGCTCTTTTATCGAATGGAGGAACGTGACACTATATCATGGAACGCTATGGTATCAATGTACTCACATGAAGGACACTGCAGTAAATGCTTTATGGTATTTTCGGATATGCGTCGTGGTGGATTGTTAAGGCATGATGCAACTACTATGTGCAGCCTGATATGCGCCTGTGCGTCGCCAGCTTATGTCAACATTGGAAGTGGAATTCATTCCCTGTGTCTCAGGGGTGGTCTGCACTCTTATATTCCCGTGATTAATGCCCTTGTTAATATGTATTCTGCTGCTGGGAAGTTGGTTGATGCTGAGTTTCTGTTCTGGAGCATGGGCAGAAGGGATCTAATATCATGGAACACTATGATTTCATCATATGTCCAAAGCGGTAATAACATGGATGCATTGAAGACACTAGGTCAGTTACTTCAGACTAATGAAGCTCCAGATCGCATGACATTTTCCAGCGCTTTAGGAGCATGTTCAAGTCCAGGAGCTTTGATGGATGGCAGAATGGTTCATGCCATGATATTGCAGTTAAGTCTTGACCGCAATCTACTGGTTGGTAATTCTCTCCTCACGATGTATGGTAAATGCAGTTCTATCCAAGATGTCGAGAGAGTATTTCAGTTGATGTCCACTCACGATGTTGTCAGTTGCAATGTACTTATTGGGAGCTATGCACCGCTTGAGGATTGTACCAAGGTAATGCAGGTATTTACTTGGATGAGAAGTGCGGGATTAAAGCCAAATTACATAACAATAGTGAATATCCAGGGTTCTTTCAAATCTTCAAATGATTTACACAATTATGGATTGCCCCTGCACGCATACACAATCCGTACTGGGTTCGTAGCTGATGACTACGTTAGTAACTCTCTGATCACAATGTATGCAAACTGTGGTGACTTAGATTCAAGCACTAAAGTCTTCCGCACAATCATCAAGAAAAGTGTCGTTTCCTGGAATGCTATGATCGCTGCGAATGTTCAACATGGCCATGGAGAGGAAGGTTTAAAGCTTTTCATGGATATGCGGCATGCTGGAAATACTCTTGATCATGTTTGTCTAGCTGAATGTTTGTCATCCAGTGCAAGCCTGGCATCACTAGAAGAAGGCATGCAACTACATGGTCTTGGTGTGAAGTGTGGGCTGGATAATGACAGTCATGTGGTTAATGCTGCAATGGATATGTACGGGAAATGTGGAAAAATGGATGAGATGTTGAAAATGCTTCCTGATCCTGCCGttcgaccccaacaatgctggaaTACATTGATATCAGGTTATGCAAGATATGGATATTTCAAAGAAGCTGAGGACACATTTAAGCATATGGTGTCGATGGGGCGAAAGCCAGATCACGTAACATTTGTCACTCTTCTCTCAGCTTGTAGTCATGCTGGTCTAGTGGGCAAGGGTATTGATTACTATAACTCTATGTCTTCTGTATTTGGTGTTTCCCCTGGAATAAAGCATTGTGTTTGCATTGTGGATGTCCTTGGACGTTTAGGGCGATTTACAGAAGCAGAGAAGTTCATTGAAGACATGCCAGTCTTACCAAATGATCTAATTTGGCGTAGCCTGTTGTCCTCTAGTAGAACTCACAAAAATCTGGATATTGGGAGGAAAGCCGCCAAGAAACTCCTTGAGTTGGATCCTTTTGATGACTCAGCTTATGTTCTTTTGTCGAACTTATATGCGACAAGTGCAAGATGGTCCGATGTTGACAGACTAAGAAGTCACATGAAAAGCATCAATTTAAATAAAAGACCTGCTTGCAGTTGGCTTAAGCGGAAGAAAGAAGTAAGCACCTTTGGTATAGGTGACCGGAGTCATAATGACACAGAAAAGATCTACGCGAAGCTAGATGAAATCTTTCTGAAGCTCAGGGAGGTAGGTTATGTTGCTGATACCTCATTGGCACTGCATGATACAGATGAGGAACAAAAAGAGCAGAACCTTTGGAATCACAGCGAGAAGCTTGCATTGGCATATGGCCTTATCACTGTTCCGGAAGGATGTACAGTAAGGATATTCAAGAATCTCAGGGTCTGTGCGGATTGCCATTTGGTATTTAAGCTTGTCAGCATGGTTTTTGACAGGGAAATTGTCCTGAGAGATCCTTATAGGTTCCACCATTTCAAAGGCGGATCATGCTCCTGTTCAGATTTTTGGTGA